From a region of the Campylobacteraceae bacterium genome:
- the thiS gene encoding sulfur carrier protein ThiS, with translation MILTINGKEQEIKEGLNLEEIMIHLKMQDKVMAAAINMEIVKKEQWNSLKPEHNDKLELLQFVGGG, from the coding sequence ATGATATTAACAATAAATGGAAAAGAACAAGAAATAAAAGAAGGTTTAAACTTAGAAGAAATCATGATTCACTTAAAAATGCAAGATAAAGTAATGGCAGCAGCAATTAATATGGAAATTGTAAAAAAAGAGCAGTGGAATAGTTTAAAACCTGAACACAATGATAAATTAGAGTTACTACAATTTGTAGGCGGGGGATAA
- a CDS encoding leucyl aminopeptidase — protein MNIKLINTNKENIEENIEIVLIKNLKKVDKKDKKVLKSIDFTKTSKKTFLHLASKKLYVHCTAFKGEELKVLLSNTIRELKQYKFKSLKIAIVQENKELAIKDICEGLILGNYVYERYKAKKTKFKTNIFIDIKASKKELKSLELEFKNTRIITSSVNMVRDIVNTTAEDYTPETMSEDAKKIAKENDLTCKIYGEDYLQKNNMHTMLAVGRASRHESKLIHLHYKPKTKALGKVILVGKGLTYDSGGLSLKPTSGMINMKLDKGGGSAVLGVMNSLRELNYPYEVHGIIGAVENMIGGDAFKPGDVLYAKNKVSIEVRNTDAEGRLVLADCLCYAQDEIKDIDYIFDVATLTGACITALGTYSTGIMGHSDKLKNKMKKASFNSGELVAELPFNSYLKPIINSKIADISNSTGSAGGASILAALFLDRFIKQENKNKWLHLDIAGPSYAESPWGYNSYGATGAGVRLILEFINNLKK, from the coding sequence ATGAATATTAAATTAATAAACACTAACAAAGAAAATATAGAAGAAAATATAGAAATAGTTTTAATTAAAAACCTAAAAAAAGTTGATAAAAAAGATAAAAAAGTTTTAAAAAGCATTGATTTTACAAAAACATCTAAAAAAACGTTTTTGCACTTAGCTTCAAAAAAACTCTATGTACATTGTACGGCATTTAAAGGTGAAGAACTTAAAGTCTTGCTTTCTAATACAATTAGAGAGTTAAAACAATACAAATTTAAAAGCCTTAAAATTGCTATAGTACAAGAAAACAAAGAATTAGCTATTAAAGATATTTGCGAAGGTTTAATTCTTGGGAATTATGTTTATGAAAGATATAAAGCAAAAAAAACTAAGTTCAAAACAAATATTTTTATTGATATTAAAGCTTCAAAAAAAGAGCTTAAAAGCTTGGAATTAGAATTTAAGAATACAAGAATAATTACTTCTAGTGTTAATATGGTTAGAGATATTGTAAATACAACAGCCGAAGATTATACTCCCGAAACTATGAGTGAAGATGCTAAAAAAATAGCAAAAGAAAATGATTTAACGTGTAAAATTTATGGAGAAGATTATTTACAAAAAAACAATATGCATACTATGTTAGCAGTAGGTCGTGCTTCTAGGCATGAGAGTAAATTAATTCATTTACACTACAAACCAAAAACAAAAGCTTTGGGAAAAGTTATTCTTGTAGGAAAAGGACTTACGTATGATTCAGGAGGTCTTTCTTTAAAACCTACCTCTGGAATGATTAATATGAAACTAGATAAAGGTGGAGGAAGTGCTGTATTAGGTGTTATGAATTCTTTACGAGAACTCAATTATCCTTATGAGGTACATGGAATTATTGGAGCAGTTGAGAATATGATAGGAGGCGATGCATTTAAACCAGGGGATGTGTTATATGCTAAAAATAAAGTAAGTATTGAAGTAAGAAATACAGATGCTGAAGGACGCTTAGTTTTAGCCGATTGTTTATGTTATGCCCAAGATGAAATAAAAGACATTGATTATATTTTTGATGTTGCTACCTTAACAGGGGCTTGTATTACTGCTTTAGGAACATACAGCACAGGAATAATGGGACACAGTGATAAATTAAAAAATAAGATGAAAAAAGCTTCTTTTAACTCTGGAGAATTAGTAGCCGAACTGCCTTTTAATTCTTATTTAAAACCTATTATTAATTCAAAAATTGCAGATATTTCAAATTCAACGGGAAGTGCAGGGGGTGCATCTATTTTAGCAGCCTTATTTTTAGACAGGTTTATAAAACAAGAAAATAAGAATAAATGGTTGCATTTAGATATAGCAGGACCTTCTTATGCTGAAAGTCCTTGGGGATACAATTCTTATGGTGCAACGGGAGCAGGGGTAAGATTGATATTAGAATTTATAAACAATTTAAAGAAATAG
- a CDS encoding leucyl aminopeptidase, with amino-acid sequence MKITLFNSKEKNIKKALEVVLLRKISDLSKEEQTFLKELNFSKENKSILLVEKNKYYILCDSLKQESVKITLCKVLRKLTSEGFKKLVFSLCTPQKELKLSSLIEGLVLGNYSFTKYKSENKKTKLAIYIDIKNSKKELISLEKELRETLIICKNVNFVRELNNTTAEDYAPITMSEDARKIAKEYNLECKIYGEKDLEKMNMNVMLAVGRASRHESQLIHLHYVPKDKSLGKIVLVGKGLTYDCGGLSLKPTLGMLTMKRDKTGGITVLGILGALRELNYPYEVHGIIGAVENMIGGDAFKPGDVLYAKNKVSIEVRNTDAEGRLVLADCLCYAQDEIKDIDCLINIATLTGACKIALGVYTTGVMAHSSSLKNKMQKASNKSGELIGTLPFNTFLEKLINSGIADVSNTGSSPAGGAITAALFLDKFIKKRNKKKWLHLDMAGPAYSEVPWAYHSPGASGSGLRLLLNFIKHFKKQ; translated from the coding sequence ATGAAAATAACATTATTTAATTCAAAAGAAAAAAATATTAAAAAAGCGCTTGAAGTAGTATTATTAAGAAAAATATCCGACTTAAGTAAAGAAGAACAAACTTTTTTAAAAGAACTTAATTTTTCAAAAGAAAATAAAAGTATTTTATTAGTAGAAAAAAATAAATACTATATTCTATGCGATTCTTTAAAACAAGAAAGCGTAAAAATAACGCTTTGTAAGGTTTTACGAAAACTTACAAGTGAAGGTTTTAAAAAGCTTGTATTCTCTTTATGTACGCCCCAAAAAGAACTTAAATTATCTTCTTTAATTGAAGGTCTTGTTTTAGGAAATTATTCTTTTACAAAATATAAAAGTGAAAACAAAAAAACAAAATTGGCTATTTATATTGATATTAAAAATTCAAAAAAAGAGTTAATTAGTTTAGAAAAAGAACTTAGAGAAACACTTATTATTTGCAAGAATGTGAATTTTGTAAGAGAGTTAAATAATACAACAGCAGAAGATTATGCACCTATAACTATGAGTGAAGACGCACGTAAAATAGCAAAAGAGTATAATTTAGAGTGTAAGATTTATGGTGAAAAAGATTTAGAAAAAATGAATATGAATGTAATGTTAGCAGTAGGACGAGCTTCCAGACATGAAAGCCAATTGATTCATTTACATTATGTTCCAAAAGATAAATCTTTAGGAAAAATTGTATTAGTTGGAAAAGGTCTTACTTATGATTGTGGAGGTTTGTCTTTAAAACCCACTCTTGGAATGCTTACTATGAAAAGAGATAAAACAGGTGGAATTACTGTTTTAGGAATCCTTGGTGCCTTAAGAGAGCTTAACTATCCTTATGAGGTACATGGAATTATTGGTGCAGTTGAGAATATGATTGGAGGCGATGCTTTTAAACCAGGGGATGTTTTGTATGCTAAAAACAAGGTAAGTATTGAAGTAAGAAATACAGATGCGGAAGGACGATTGGTACTAGCAGATTGTTTATGTTATGCACAAGATGAAATAAAAGATATTGATTGTTTGATTAATATTGCAACACTAACTGGGGCTTGTAAAATTGCACTTGGCGTATATACAACAGGGGTAATGGCTCATAGTTCATCATTAAAAAACAAAATGCAAAAAGCTTCTAATAAAAGTGGAGAATTAATAGGAACTCTTCCTTTTAATACCTTCTTAGAAAAACTAATAAACAGCGGTATTGCGGATGTATCAAATACAGGTTCTAGTCCAGCCGGTGGAGCTATAACAGCTGCTTTATTTTTAGATAAATTTATTAAAAAAAGAAATAAAAAGAAATGGTTGCATCTGGATATGGCTGGACCTGCTTACAGTGAAGTGCCTTGGGCTTATCACTCACCTGGAGCAAGTGGTTCAGGCCTAAGGTTGTTATTAAATTTTATTAAACACTTTAAAAAACAATAA
- a CDS encoding AhpC/TSA family protein yields the protein MSNLQKEIDAYKEAFVGKVPVELRKIMLNATKELEDVNISKDALKVGEVMKSFTLPNALGENINLSDVLSNNDFVVVNFYRGVWCPYCNLELKALQSIVPQLSQLNTALIAVSPQTADASLSTKEKNELSFEVLSDEKNKIAKEFGLVFVLADALKPIYAKFGIDIQGLNQDDSFELPMPATFVLNKKAEVIFAFVDEDYTKRMEPKTILDIIAQNK from the coding sequence ATGTCAAATTTACAAAAAGAAATAGATGCTTATAAAGAAGCATTTGTAGGAAAAGTACCTGTTGAATTAAGAAAAATTATGTTGAATGCAACAAAAGAGTTAGAAGACGTAAACATCAGTAAAGATGCTTTAAAAGTAGGCGAAGTAATGAAATCTTTTACTCTCCCAAATGCCTTAGGTGAAAACATTAACTTAAGTGATGTTTTATCAAATAATGATTTTGTAGTCGTTAATTTTTACAGAGGTGTATGGTGCCCGTATTGTAATTTAGAATTAAAAGCTTTACAGAGTATTGTTCCACAATTATCGCAATTAAATACTGCACTTATTGCTGTTTCTCCTCAAACAGCTGATGCTTCTTTAAGCACAAAAGAAAAAAATGAATTAAGTTTTGAAGTATTAAGTGATGAAAAGAATAAAATTGCAAAAGAGTTTGGATTAGTGTTTGTTCTAGCGGATGCATTAAAACCAATTTATGCTAAATTTGGTATTGACATTCAAGGTTTAAATCAAGATGATTCTTTTGAATTACCAATGCCTGCTACTTTTGTTTTAAATAAAAAAGCTGAGGTAATATTTGCATTTGTTGATGAAGATTATACAAAAAGAATGGAACCTAAAACTATCTTAGATATAATTGCACAAAATAAATAA
- a CDS encoding TetR/AcrR family transcriptional regulator — translation MSDIRERLLEATFHEIHEYGYHAASLSRILKKAEAKKGSMYHYFSSKKEMALVMIEEKLKARSEKYWLSLSTCKKDYLAFLISMLQDTKKHDFTKGCPLGNLLQQCSSGDEDFLCLLKEALSNMQKLFEGILQKACDAKEISNIDVKSTALFIISSLQGALLLSKQSASSYEFDICMQQVEVYLLNLAPASKKQC, via the coding sequence ATGAGTGATATAAGAGAAAGACTACTTGAGGCTACTTTTCATGAAATACATGAATATGGTTATCATGCTGCCTCTTTATCTCGCATACTTAAAAAAGCAGAAGCTAAAAAAGGCTCTATGTACCATTATTTTTCTTCTAAAAAAGAGATGGCTTTAGTGATGATTGAAGAAAAACTAAAAGCTAGAAGTGAAAAATATTGGCTAAGTTTATCCACTTGCAAAAAAGATTACCTTGCTTTTCTAATTTCAATGCTACAAGATACTAAAAAACATGATTTTACTAAGGGCTGTCCTTTAGGAAATTTATTGCAACAGTGTTCAAGTGGGGATGAAGATTTTCTTTGTTTATTAAAAGAAGCCTTAAGTAATATGCAAAAACTATTTGAAGGAATACTTCAAAAAGCCTGTGATGCCAAAGAAATCTCTAATATTGATGTGAAAAGCACGGCATTATTTATAATATCAAGTCTTCAAGGTGCATTATTACTTTCTAAACAAAGTGCTTCTTCTTATGAATTTGATATTTGTATGCAACAAGTAGAAGTCTATTTATTAAATTTAGCACCCGCTTCAAAAAAACAATGTTAG
- a CDS encoding NAD(P)H-dependent oxidoreductase: MAKIGILVASSNNNVKLAKKIEEIALADNCEVEFINLVDLRLPLYSTIEEEENGIPQTAKDLAATILALKAFIVVAPEYNGVMPAVLNNAMAWTSRATDSWRDAFEEKVLALATHSGGGGSKVLQAMRIQFQHLGANVLAREILTTYEKPLNEDSVKNIVAQIKKLA, translated from the coding sequence ATGGCAAAAATTGGAATATTAGTAGCAAGTTCAAACAATAATGTTAAATTAGCAAAAAAAATAGAAGAAATTGCACTTGCAGATAATTGCGAAGTTGAATTTATTAATTTAGTTGATTTACGTTTACCATTATACTCAACAATAGAAGAAGAAGAAAATGGTATTCCACAAACAGCCAAAGATTTAGCAGCTACAATTTTAGCGCTAAAAGCTTTTATTGTTGTAGCACCTGAATATAATGGTGTTATGCCAGCTGTTTTAAACAATGCAATGGCATGGACATCACGTGCAACTGATTCATGGAGAGATGCATTTGAAGAAAAAGTTTTAGCACTTGCTACTCACAGTGGAGGTGGAGGATCTAAAGTTCTTCAAGCAATGAGAATTCAATTTCAACACTTAGGTGCAAATGTATTAGCAAGAGAAATTCTTACTACTTACGAAAAACCTTTAAATGAAGACTCTGTTAAAAATATCGTAGCACAAATAAAGAAACTAGCATAA
- a CDS encoding NAD(P)H-dependent oxidoreductase, with amino-acid sequence MNKTFQEAMDFRHACKSFQEEKEISKENMDFILNAARLSPSSYGLEFTKYLLIKNKDLKEKIKNLAMGQEQVSINSSLLVVLVAIEDSKISSPTPKDRFNRLEVNKEIKSMFLDYYHSYVKEHLNNDEQILAWTSKQAYLAVGNIMTAAATKGIDSCAIEGFNKKEVEKLLNLDTKKYQVALLLPLGYRKNEQRESLRLPLSELVQYID; translated from the coding sequence ATGAACAAAACATTTCAAGAAGCTATGGATTTTAGACACGCGTGTAAATCTTTTCAAGAAGAAAAAGAGATTTCTAAAGAAAATATGGATTTTATTTTAAATGCAGCAAGACTTTCACCCTCCTCTTATGGTTTAGAATTTACAAAATATCTCTTAATTAAAAATAAAGATCTTAAAGAAAAAATAAAAAATCTAGCTATGGGCCAAGAACAAGTAAGCATTAATTCTTCTTTATTAGTTGTACTTGTAGCCATTGAAGACAGTAAAATAAGTTCTCCCACACCAAAAGATCGTTTTAATAGATTAGAAGTAAACAAAGAAATAAAATCTATGTTTTTAGACTATTATCATTCTTATGTAAAAGAACACTTAAATAACGATGAACAAATTTTAGCTTGGACTTCAAAACAAGCTTATTTAGCAGTAGGAAATATTATGACAGCCGCAGCCACAAAAGGAATTGATTCTTGCGCAATAGAGGGTTTTAATAAAAAAGAAGTAGAAAAACTGTTAAATCTTGATACAAAAAAATATCAAGTTGCTCTTCTTTTACCCTTAGGATATAGAAAAAATGAACAAAGAGAAAGTTTGCGTTTGCCTCTTTCTGAATTAGTGCAATATATAGATTAA
- a CDS encoding cupin: MNKFNIYENIEYSNTKVQITSMFESDASKEIRIVFTQGQIMKDHKTSYPITVEIFEGTIEFGVKDESYTLIKGDIVSLEASVLHNLKALEDSIVRLSLSKADSVKRVSGVLKL; the protein is encoded by the coding sequence ATGAATAAATTTAATATCTATGAAAATATTGAATACAGTAATACTAAAGTTCAAATTACTTCTATGTTTGAAAGTGACGCTTCAAAAGAAATACGCATCGTATTTACCCAAGGGCAAATTATGAAAGATCATAAAACGTCTTATCCTATTACTGTTGAAATCTTTGAAGGTACAATAGAATTTGGAGTTAAGGATGAAAGTTATACTTTAATTAAAGGAGATATTGTATCTTTAGAAGCCTCCGTATTACATAATTTAAAAGCATTAGAAGATTCTATTGTAAGATTGTCATTATCAAAAGCTGATTCTGTAAAAAGAGTGAGTGGAGTATTAAAACTCTAA
- a CDS encoding YceI family protein codes for MKNLILKSLLVGSLLASSAFGYEASSVKVNVMAYKTKAKSGVAITFDKVSLSIKKNTDFAKFITSAEVSIDVNSINSKMKFRDNNIKATLFKIANISEVKAKVLKVTGNDKTGTLDVEVSMNNVKKIIPMKYTVSSGTLKADGVLDILDFAMSKSYAAFAAKCKGFHGGKSFSDVALSFSLPFTK; via the coding sequence ATGAAAAATTTGATTTTAAAATCATTATTAGTAGGTAGTTTATTGGCAAGCAGTGCATTTGGATATGAAGCATCAAGTGTAAAAGTAAATGTAATGGCTTACAAAACAAAAGCAAAATCTGGTGTTGCTATAACATTTGATAAAGTAAGTTTGAGTATCAAGAAAAATACTGATTTCGCAAAATTTATCACTTCAGCAGAAGTAAGTATTGATGTTAATTCAATAAATTCAAAAATGAAATTTAGAGACAACAACATTAAAGCTACTTTATTTAAAATTGCTAATATTAGTGAAGTTAAAGCTAAGGTTCTTAAAGTAACGGGAAATGATAAAACAGGTACGCTGGATGTAGAAGTTTCTATGAATAATGTAAAAAAAATAATTCCTATGAAATATACAGTTAGTTCTGGAACATTAAAAGCAGATGGTGTATTAGATATACTTGATTTTGCTATGAGCAAATCTTATGCGGCTTTTGCAGCTAAGTGTAAAGGTTTTCATGGTGGAAAATCATTTTCAGACGTAGCACTTTCTTTCTCACTTCCCTTTACAAAATAA
- a CDS encoding response regulator: MIEKLKISSILYIDDEKEILNNAVEFLSFYCKSVYAAKDGYEGLELYKKHKPDIIITDINMPKLNGLKMIRKIREEDKDTKIIIITAFIETQYLMEAVELGLIKYLQKPVSQISLLPVLKLCMHELFDKKSSFEIEKDLVYDLFNQSLFLLKIQVLLTKKELMFLDLLVKNHKRVVKYEELNMFVWQGLMSEDAMRSLVKELRRKLSKAAVKNISGIGYQINEYT; encoded by the coding sequence ATGATTGAGAAACTTAAAATAAGCAGTATTTTATACATTGATGATGAAAAAGAGATACTTAATAATGCAGTTGAATTTTTGTCCTTTTATTGTAAAAGTGTATATGCTGCTAAAGATGGATATGAAGGGCTTGAATTATATAAAAAACATAAACCAGATATCATAATTACTGATATTAATATGCCTAAGTTAAATGGTTTAAAAATGATTCGAAAAATCAGAGAAGAAGATAAAGATACAAAAATAATTATTATAACTGCTTTTATTGAAACCCAATATTTAATGGAAGCAGTTGAATTAGGTTTGATTAAATATTTACAAAAACCAGTTAGTCAAATAAGCTTACTTCCTGTGTTAAAGCTTTGTATGCATGAACTTTTTGACAAAAAATCATCTTTTGAAATTGAAAAAGATCTAGTATATGATTTATTTAACCAAAGTTTATTTCTTTTAAAAATACAAGTTTTATTAACAAAAAAAGAACTAATGTTTTTGGATCTTTTGGTAAAAAATCATAAAAGAGTTGTTAAATATGAAGAATTAAATATGTTTGTTTGGCAAGGATTAATGAGTGAAGATGCCATGCGTTCATTAGTAAAAGAACTAAGAAGAAAATTATCAAAAGCAGCTGTTAAAAATATATCGGGTATTGGATACCAAATTAATGAATATACTTAG
- a CDS encoding sensor histidine kinase, with protein sequence MNILRYKFFIFFVLLLSNIYAQSFRSEMFKNLYYSFDNKEYKSIVHLKDENFAVEKDEELKSLKSLKIKIDQEYLKDKVYYLKITSNNTINEISFNHTKKEENFYVRIDEYSDKTLIIHFNKPDPLIDIEIYSLWEYEHIYPHEKLIFGFVYGIIFCALFYNLILYIYNKKKYFLYYAFLQFAVLCLLLSLYFSLDIFVNLSLFIDIQTFFVYLILISSGLFAVEFLNTKKHLPKMDFLIKTFILFGIANIFFLLFWKEVYFDEGKVSIIALSITVVSSILRIMQKSKEAIFYLLGHVLILISVLIIEMDLIDINQTYLIHLVFPIDVLFFAFAISYKLKQSELKRLKNESLLIHQNKLASMGEMIANIAHQWRQPLTHLSYAYMNVQTAFEHDKLDKEYFDKKSCEIVGQIEFMSNTINDFRDFFQSNKKTNDFEIKAICEKTYALFESSFSHSNILFTIKSTGNTKIHSYENEFSQVVFNILNNAKQQLLKEDIQKPSIFLTIEEKQQYISIEIEDNAKGIKEENLNKIFEPYFSTKDNGMGLGLYMSKVIIEDHMKAKLGVKNSKNGAVFMITLPKKAPKRLFKKDF encoded by the coding sequence ATGAATATACTTAGATATAAATTCTTTATTTTTTTTGTTCTTTTACTTAGTAATATTTATGCCCAATCCTTTAGATCTGAGATGTTTAAAAATCTTTATTATTCTTTTGATAATAAAGAATATAAATCAATTGTACATTTAAAAGATGAAAATTTTGCAGTAGAAAAAGATGAAGAACTAAAATCTCTTAAATCTTTAAAAATCAAAATTGATCAAGAATATCTAAAAGATAAAGTTTATTATTTAAAAATTACAAGTAATAATACGATAAATGAAATAAGTTTTAATCATACAAAAAAAGAAGAAAATTTTTATGTTCGTATTGATGAATACTCAGATAAAACTTTAATAATCCATTTTAATAAGCCTGATCCTCTTATTGATATTGAAATTTATTCTTTGTGGGAATATGAACATATATATCCCCATGAAAAATTAATTTTTGGTTTTGTATATGGAATAATTTTCTGTGCTTTATTTTATAATCTGATTTTATATATCTATAATAAGAAAAAATATTTTCTTTATTATGCATTTTTGCAGTTTGCAGTTTTATGTTTATTACTTTCTTTATATTTTTCCCTTGATATCTTTGTTAATTTATCTCTTTTTATTGATATTCAAACGTTTTTTGTATATTTGATTCTAATTTCTTCTGGTCTTTTTGCTGTTGAGTTTTTAAACACAAAAAAACATCTTCCAAAAATGGATTTTTTAATAAAAACCTTTATTTTGTTTGGAATAGCAAATATATTTTTTCTGTTATTTTGGAAAGAAGTGTATTTTGATGAAGGTAAAGTAAGTATTATTGCTTTAAGTATTACTGTTGTTTCCTCGATTTTACGAATAATGCAAAAAAGTAAGGAGGCGATTTTTTATTTATTGGGTCATGTCTTAATTTTAATTTCTGTATTAATTATAGAAATGGATTTAATTGATATTAATCAAACTTATTTAATACATCTTGTTTTTCCTATTGATGTATTGTTTTTTGCTTTTGCCATTTCATATAAATTAAAACAATCAGAGTTAAAGCGTTTGAAAAATGAGAGTTTATTAATTCATCAAAACAAATTGGCTTCAATGGGGGAAATGATTGCTAATATTGCCCATCAATGGAGACAGCCTCTAACCCACCTCTCTTATGCCTATATGAATGTTCAAACTGCCTTTGAGCATGATAAGTTAGATAAAGAATATTTTGATAAAAAATCGTGTGAAATAGTAGGACAAATAGAATTTATGTCCAATACTATTAATGATTTTAGAGATTTTTTTCAAAGTAATAAAAAAACAAATGATTTTGAAATTAAAGCAATATGTGAAAAAACCTATGCTTTATTTGAATCTTCTTTTTCTCATTCTAATATACTCTTTACTATAAAAAGTACAGGGAATACAAAGATTCATTCTTATGAAAATGAATTCTCACAAGTTGTTTTTAATATTTTAAATAATGCAAAACAGCAGTTATTAAAAGAAGATATTCAAAAACCAAGTATTTTTTTAACTATTGAAGAAAAACAACAATACATTTCTATAGAGATAGAAGATAATGCCAAAGGAATAAAAGAAGAAAATTTAAATAAAATATTTGAACCTTATTTTTCTACAAAAGATAATGGCATGGGCCTTGGTTTGTATATGTCAAAGGTAATTATAGAGGATCACATGAAAGCTAAGTTAGGTGTAAAAAATTCTAAGAATGGAGCAGTATTTATGATTACTCTTCCTAAAAAAGCGCCTAAACGCTTATTTAAGAAAGATTTTTAG
- a CDS encoding serine hydroxymethyltransferase — protein sequence MSYITSKTLQEADAEVFSFIEDELVRQTNHLEMIASENFTSPAVMQAMGSVFTNKYAEGYPYKRYYGGCENADKVEQLAIDRACEIFKCTYANVQPHSGSQANGAVYAALIKAGDKILGMDLSHGGHLTHGSKPSFSGKNYSAFHYGVELDGRINYDKVLEIAKIVRPKIIVCGASAYAREIDFKRFREIADEVGAILFADIAHIAGLVAADLHVSPFPHAHVVTTTTHKTLRGPRGGMIMTNDADIAKKINSAIFPGLQGGPLIHVIAGKAVAFGEILKPEWKDYAQQVINNTKVMAEVFMKRGYDIVSNGSDNHLILVSFLNNDFSGKEADAALGNAGITVNMNTVPGETRSPFVTSGIRVGSPALTARGMKEKEFDIIANYMCDILDDISNTKLQEKIKEEVKVLASNFVIYTQSTY from the coding sequence ATGAGTTACATAACAAGCAAAACACTACAAGAAGCAGATGCAGAAGTATTTTCATTTATAGAAGATGAATTAGTAAGACAAACCAATCACTTAGAAATGATTGCAAGTGAAAACTTTACAAGCCCAGCAGTAATGCAAGCAATGGGTTCAGTATTTACTAATAAATACGCAGAAGGTTACCCATATAAAAGATATTATGGGGGTTGTGAAAATGCAGATAAAGTTGAGCAATTAGCTATTGATAGAGCTTGTGAAATTTTTAAATGTACGTATGCAAATGTTCAACCTCATTCAGGGTCTCAAGCAAATGGTGCTGTTTATGCTGCATTAATTAAAGCGGGTGATAAAATTCTTGGTATGGACTTGTCTCATGGAGGACATTTAACTCATGGTTCTAAACCTTCTTTTTCTGGTAAAAACTACTCTGCTTTTCATTATGGAGTTGAATTAGATGGAAGAATTAATTATGATAAAGTTTTAGAAATTGCAAAAATTGTACGTCCTAAAATTATTGTTTGTGGAGCTTCTGCTTATGCTAGAGAAATTGACTTCAAACGTTTTAGAGAAATTGCTGATGAAGTAGGTGCTATTTTATTTGCTGATATTGCTCATATTGCAGGACTAGTAGCAGCTGATTTACATGTAAGTCCTTTCCCTCATGCTCACGTAGTTACAACTACCACTCATAAGACTCTAAGAGGTCCAAGAGGTGGAATGATTATGACAAATGATGCAGACATTGCTAAAAAAATCAACTCTGCTATTTTCCCTGGATTACAAGGTGGACCACTTATTCATGTAATTGCTGGAAAAGCAGTAGCATTTGGTGAAATTCTTAAACCAGAATGGAAAGATTATGCACAACAAGTAATTAATAATACAAAAGTTATGGCAGAAGTATTTATGAAAAGAGGATATGATATAGTAAGTAATGGAAGTGATAATCACTTAATTTTAGTATCTTTTTTGAACAATGATTTTTCAGGAAAAGAAGCAGATGCTGCTTTAGGAAATGCTGGAATTACTGTTAATATGAATACAGTACCAGGTGAAACAAGATCTCCTTTTGTAACATCAGGAATAAGAGTAGGAAGCCCTGCTTTAACGGCACGTGGAATGAAAGAAAAAGAGTTTGATATTATTGCAAATTATATGTGTGATATTTTAGATGATATTTCAAATACTAAATTACAAGAAAAAATTAAAGAAGAAGTAAAAGTTCTTGCTTCTAATTTTGTTATTTATACTCAAAGTACCTACTAA